Proteins encoded within one genomic window of Candidatus Thermodiscus eudorianus:
- a CDS encoding 50S ribosomal protein L14e has translation MAAIEVGRICVKVYGREAGRKCVIVDIIDENYVLITGPKQLTGVRRRRANIDHIEPLDKKIEVSKGASDEEVLDALAKAGLTEFMRERVKPAPAI, from the coding sequence ATGGCAGCGATCGAGGTGGGCAGGATCTGCGTTAAGGTATACGGCCGTGAAGCTGGCAGGAAGTGCGTCATTGTAGACATAATAGACGAGAACTACGTCCTCATAACAGGGCCAAAACAGTTGACCGGGGTCAGGAGGAGGAGAGCCAACATCGATCATATCGAACCCCTAGACAAGAAGATAGAGGTAAGCAAGGGGGCTAGCGACGAGGAAGTCCTCGACGCCCTAGCTAAAGCTGGTCTCACAGAGTTCATGAGAGAGAGGGTAAAGCCAGCCCCCGCAATATAG
- a CDS encoding DUF2258 domain-containing protein has product MATNTLRTGLVIAGGYADKVRRVLFAQLRDLIKNGEITNTDVARAAAELNRLLFEILVNKLQVDKGDVVRISIDYTVDEEGIKWNLETLQVQVWKRIPDEEVEAKVKEALPEAEALMKGAIELQVNKLGETDTGDIVYEVTYNNMRVGALLVTPLNGNAVVRGAITEPTPMVLKRSVVEVEGSLDDFISENASRLISNARNTEKREAEKVVREILALTKAETEIEEEEPYEPE; this is encoded by the coding sequence ATGGCTACAAACACCTTAAGGACGGGATTAGTCATAGCCGGCGGCTACGCGGATAAAGTGAGGCGCGTCCTCTTCGCCCAGCTGAGGGATCTAATCAAGAACGGCGAGATAACCAATACCGATGTAGCGCGCGCCGCGGCAGAGCTCAACCGGCTGCTCTTCGAGATCCTGGTTAACAAGCTACAGGTGGATAAAGGCGATGTAGTCAGGATCTCCATCGACTATACCGTTGACGAGGAGGGTATTAAGTGGAACCTAGAAACGCTCCAGGTACAGGTATGGAAGAGAATTCCCGACGAGGAGGTAGAGGCTAAGGTTAAAGAGGCGTTACCCGAGGCCGAGGCCCTGATGAAGGGCGCTATAGAGCTCCAAGTAAACAAGCTTGGCGAGACAGACACAGGGGATATAGTATACGAGGTAACCTACAACAACATGCGAGTAGGAGCCCTACTAGTCACGCCACTAAACGGTAACGCCGTTGTCAGAGGCGCTATAACAGAACCCACCCCAATGGTACTCAAGAGAAGCGTAGTCGAGGTCGAAGGCAGCCTAGACGACTTCATAAGCGAGAACGCCTCCAGGCTCATCAGCAACGCCAGAAACACCGAGAAGAGAGAGGCCGAGAAAGTGGTGAGAGAGATACTCGCATTGACCAAGGCGGAAACAGAGATCGAAGAGGAAGAACCCTACGAGCCCGAATAG
- a CDS encoding AAA family ATPase encodes MPELSCRAPTRVDNKSPVIVVSGPPGSGKSTYARLLSQDFCLRYTTTGSIFRRMAEERGLSLEELSRLAERDPSIDLLIDRTTLELASKGGYVIDSHLAAWVLSDIADVSILVTAPFPIRVERIAKREERPMADVIVETGAREASQWERFDRYYGYDTTLHSSFDIIVDTSVLGIDEVYSVIKTFVLYKLKGLGYRLDRDSI; translated from the coding sequence TTGCCCGAATTGTCTTGCAGAGCTCCTACGAGAGTCGATAATAAGAGCCCAGTCATAGTGGTCTCCGGTCCACCGGGCTCCGGGAAGTCCACTTACGCCCGACTCCTCTCACAGGATTTCTGCCTACGCTACACTACAACCGGCAGCATCTTCAGGAGAATGGCCGAGGAAAGGGGGCTGTCTCTAGAGGAGTTAAGCAGGCTAGCTGAGAGGGACCCCTCTATAGACCTGCTTATTGACAGGACTACGTTGGAGCTCGCATCGAAGGGGGGATATGTTATAGATAGCCACCTGGCGGCATGGGTTCTATCCGATATAGCAGATGTCAGCATTCTAGTCACAGCACCCTTCCCTATCCGGGTAGAGCGGATTGCCAAGCGAGAAGAGCGTCCTATGGCAGATGTTATAGTAGAGACTGGTGCAAGAGAGGCCAGCCAATGGGAAAGGTTCGATAGATATTATGGATACGATACGACCCTCCACTCGTCCTTCGATATAATAGTTGATACCTCCGTCTTGGGGATCGATGAGGTCTATAGTGTGATAAAGACCTTTGTCCTCTACAAGCTAAAGGGGCTAGGCTATAGGCTCGATAGAGATTCCATTTAA
- a CDS encoding tRNA pseudouridine synthase A produces the protein MAEDVTAKGREFIRSLDEFCGFNREWLVKIDEPTDPKYGFVPYERPLEKYIEYGVINLDKPPGPTSHEVVAWIKRMFGVERAGHGGTLEPC, from the coding sequence TTGGCTGAAGACGTGACTGCTAAGGGAAGGGAGTTCATAAGATCTCTCGACGAATTCTGCGGGTTTAACAGAGAGTGGCTTGTGAAGATAGACGAGCCAACCGACCCGAAGTACGGGTTCGTGCCTTACGAGAGGCCCTTGGAAAAATACATAGAGTATGGAGTGATAAACCTAGATAAGCCTCCGGGCCCGACGAGCCATGAAGTAGTGGCCTGGATAAAGCGGATGTTCGGCGTAGAGCGGGCGGGACACGGAGGGACCCTAGAGCCCTGTTAA
- a CDS encoding DUF424 family protein translates to MRYRLVRKERYGPEGLTRIVIISDEDAIGRSGVSDDGEVVLRVPEFLAEGELVGDEEAIQALSSADVAVLYGENITELAVRLGYASADSVLDVKGLKHVQIFKIMY, encoded by the coding sequence ATGAGGTACAGGTTGGTCAGGAAGGAGAGGTATGGTCCGGAGGGGCTCACCAGGATCGTCATCATCTCGGACGAGGATGCGATTGGTAGAAGTGGTGTGAGCGATGACGGAGAGGTAGTATTGAGGGTTCCAGAGTTCCTAGCCGAGGGAGAGTTGGTGGGCGACGAAGAGGCGATACAGGCACTATCTAGTGCCGACGTCGCGGTCCTATATGGTGAGAACATAACCGAGCTAGCTGTGAGGCTCGGTTACGCGAGCGCCGACTCAGTACTCGACGTGAAGGGATTAAAACACGTGCAGATATTCAAGATAATGTACTAG
- a CDS encoding thiamine pyrophosphate-dependent enzyme, whose amino-acid sequence MARNWMEYRTPAWVQWCPGCGNYGILAAIHRAVAELDIEPRKLSIVTGIGCSGRSCYYIKGSNMHVVHGRAIPAATGIKLANPSQTVIALGGDGDMLGIGVEHFVSVGRRNVDITVIVHDNAVYGLTKGQAGPTLPAWIQTKALPGPNLHDNINPVLLAFASGYTFIGRAYAYHVEQTKELIKQAIEHKGTSLVQILQPCPTYNNIMTKQWYEERIYYLAEKEPDWNPTVSTQEELLAKMPQILAKLVEWGDKIPLGILYRNIAKDTFEERLGKIILNYFEYPPGKRPVEVEGKPLVDPWTVFKEKVIETFKL is encoded by the coding sequence GTGGCGCGTAACTGGATGGAGTACAGGACGCCAGCCTGGGTGCAATGGTGCCCAGGATGTGGCAATTACGGGATACTAGCCGCCATACATAGGGCGGTAGCAGAGCTCGATATCGAGCCGAGGAAGCTAAGCATAGTCACCGGGATCGGCTGCTCCGGTAGGTCATGTTACTACATCAAGGGCTCCAACATGCACGTAGTCCACGGAAGAGCAATACCAGCGGCAACCGGGATAAAGCTAGCCAACCCCAGCCAGACAGTCATCGCCCTAGGAGGCGACGGCGACATGCTTGGCATAGGCGTGGAGCACTTCGTCTCCGTGGGCAGGAGGAACGTCGACATAACTGTAATAGTCCACGACAACGCGGTCTACGGGCTCACAAAGGGACAGGCAGGGCCAACTCTACCAGCATGGATACAGACAAAGGCACTCCCAGGGCCAAACCTCCACGACAACATAAACCCCGTGCTATTAGCCTTCGCCAGCGGCTACACATTCATAGGAAGAGCCTACGCCTACCACGTAGAACAGACCAAGGAGCTGATCAAGCAGGCTATAGAACATAAGGGGACGAGCCTAGTCCAGATACTACAACCATGTCCAACCTACAATAACATAATGACAAAGCAGTGGTATGAGGAGCGAATATACTATCTCGCAGAGAAGGAGCCCGACTGGAATCCGACAGTTTCAACCCAGGAAGAGCTACTGGCAAAGATGCCCCAGATACTAGCTAAACTAGTCGAGTGGGGAGACAAAATACCCCTCGGAATCCTCTATAGGAACATAGCAAAGGACACATTCGAGGAACGCCTAGGCAAGATAATACTAAACTACTTCGAGTACCCTCCAGGCAAGAGGCCGGTCGAAGTCGAGGGCAAGCCACTAGTAGACCCCTGGACGGTCTTCAAAGAAAAAGTAATAGAAACCTTCAAGCTCTAG
- a CDS encoding 50S ribosomal protein L34e — MVRPAYRSRSLRRAKKRTPGGRTVIRYEKRKPGPARCARCGRPLAGVPRLRPSVLGKFSKSSKRPERPYGGVLCPNCLAELLRESIIRAQS; from the coding sequence ATGGTCAGGCCCGCCTATAGGAGCAGGAGCCTAAGAAGGGCCAAGAAAAGGACTCCGGGGGGCAGGACCGTGATCCGCTATGAGAAGAGGAAGCCAGGCCCTGCCAGGTGCGCTAGATGCGGTAGACCCCTTGCAGGGGTCCCGAGGCTCAGACCCAGCGTGCTCGGAAAATTCAGCAAGTCTTCGAAGAGGCCTGAGAGGCCGTACGGTGGTGTGCTTTGCCCGAATTGTCTTGCAGAGCTCCTACGAGAGTCGATAATAAGAGCCCAGTCATAG
- a CDS encoding universal stress protein, with amino-acid sequence MYKKLLVGVDWSEASLKAVEKAVEMAKAMGSKLVLVTVVPPPTVFLGEAMAPEVVDTTPLVEATRRKLSELADRYREEHKVEVLVEVIVGEPSESIVEYATEIEADLIVLGKRRLSGIERFILGSVTKKVVEKSPVDVLIVT; translated from the coding sequence TTGTACAAGAAACTACTCGTCGGAGTCGACTGGTCGGAGGCATCTCTAAAGGCCGTGGAGAAAGCCGTTGAGATGGCTAAAGCCATGGGGTCAAAGCTAGTCTTGGTAACCGTTGTTCCTCCTCCGACAGTCTTCCTCGGAGAAGCCATGGCGCCCGAAGTCGTCGACACTACCCCGCTTGTAGAGGCAACCCGGAGGAAACTATCGGAGCTCGCTGACAGGTACCGGGAGGAGCACAAGGTAGAAGTCTTGGTAGAAGTCATTGTCGGCGAACCCTCGGAGTCCATAGTCGAGTATGCCACGGAGATCGAGGCTGATTTAATTGTCCTCGGCAAAAGGAGGCTTTCCGGCATTGAACGCTTCATCCTTGGCAGTGTCACCAAGAAAGTCGTTGAGAAGTCGCCAGTCGACGTCTTGATCGTGACGTGA
- a CDS encoding RNA-guided pseudouridylation complex pseudouridine synthase subunit Cbf5 — protein MTRVVGSVIHSDKEYICVMQLHKPVDEDRLREVIGEFVGTIYQRPPLRSSVKRALRKKRVYKIDLIEYTGKYGLLHIWSEAGTYMRKICWDIGLVLGVGAHMRELRRIRTGPFHEDRNLVWMQHIAEALLRYREESKEDLLRKYVLPGEYSICHLPKVVVRDSAVESIVHGAMLAVPGVARLHSGIKRGDTVALLSLKGELIGLARAEMSSDEVMSAERGIAFKPLRVIMEPGLYPRMWRSKSASGEAPSA, from the coding sequence ATGACGAGAGTGGTGGGCAGCGTCATCCACAGTGACAAGGAGTACATCTGTGTCATGCAGCTCCACAAGCCTGTAGACGAGGATAGGCTTAGAGAGGTAATCGGGGAGTTCGTGGGCACGATATACCAGAGGCCACCATTGAGGAGTAGCGTGAAGAGGGCTCTCAGGAAGAAGAGAGTCTATAAGATCGATCTAATCGAGTACACCGGCAAATACGGTCTCCTCCACATATGGTCGGAGGCCGGAACCTATATGAGAAAGATATGCTGGGACATAGGGCTCGTGCTAGGCGTGGGAGCCCACATGAGGGAGCTCAGGAGAATACGCACAGGACCCTTCCACGAGGACCGCAACCTAGTTTGGATGCAGCATATCGCCGAGGCCCTGCTAAGGTATAGGGAGGAGTCAAAGGAGGACCTGCTTAGGAAATACGTACTGCCAGGAGAGTATTCTATATGCCATCTGCCCAAGGTGGTTGTTAGAGATAGTGCGGTTGAGAGCATAGTCCATGGCGCGATGCTCGCGGTCCCCGGCGTAGCTAGACTGCACAGCGGGATAAAGAGGGGTGATACCGTCGCGCTGCTGTCCCTGAAGGGCGAGTTAATAGGGCTGGCTAGAGCCGAGATGTCGAGCGATGAGGTCATGAGTGCTGAGAGGGGGATCGCGTTTAAGCCTCTACGCGTGATAATGGAGCCCGGGCTCTATCCGAGGATGTGGAGGTCTAAGTCTGCTAGTGGGGAGGCTCCGAGCGCGTGA
- a CDS encoding DUF4010 domain-containing protein: MSGADFVVNVIISLLGGILIGLERERAQLRPEESEGKAGSIPGMRSFGLLSIYGAVSSYIARYLAPEMPGGGIVLPLAFLSLVLIVLIHAYARMVRQRILGITTYLVMLVTFIVGFLAGLGLHIESASLAVIVTLILALKYPAERLAAEISYSEMLAMLEVAAISLVIGPIVHSYAVQAGVDIVYKVYIFFAIVLLLSFVSYAAAKIWGGRGLLYAAGLGSLVSSEAAIGGVTALLPGIDDPKLRRRILSMAVRMILAVLQIRASALILIALYIFTNTIDVYAALAVLTLVLVHLAVSLGGVREVTHGRQITLHVTNPLSWSLALKSAAAYLVLTLSFQIVNEFQAILPVSIATLVISALGGLVNATATILSLATVYDSIPVNVALAGMFLSIGTASLNKILYADTSKLDSAEIGLILRWSIIESIFPFTLSIVLYLFYP; encoded by the coding sequence TTGAGCGGGGCTGACTTTGTCGTTAACGTGATAATATCGCTTCTAGGCGGTATACTTATAGGCTTGGAGCGTGAGAGGGCGCAGCTGAGGCCGGAGGAATCGGAGGGCAAGGCGGGTAGTATACCCGGCATGAGGAGTTTCGGCCTCCTAAGCATCTACGGGGCCGTCTCTTCTTACATAGCCCGTTACCTGGCGCCCGAGATGCCTGGAGGCGGGATAGTACTGCCCCTAGCCTTCCTTAGCCTCGTGTTAATCGTGTTAATACACGCCTATGCACGCATGGTCCGCCAGAGGATCCTGGGTATAACCACGTACCTGGTCATGCTCGTGACGTTCATAGTCGGCTTCCTAGCCGGCCTAGGCCTCCATATAGAGTCGGCCTCTCTAGCGGTAATAGTCACGCTCATACTGGCCCTGAAGTATCCTGCCGAGAGGCTGGCCGCGGAGATAAGCTATTCCGAGATGCTTGCTATGCTTGAGGTCGCCGCTATATCCCTGGTTATAGGCCCCATTGTACACTCCTACGCTGTCCAGGCAGGCGTTGACATAGTCTATAAGGTGTACATTTTCTTCGCCATAGTACTACTCCTCTCATTCGTAAGCTATGCAGCGGCTAAGATATGGGGCGGCAGGGGACTACTCTACGCGGCGGGACTCGGCAGCCTAGTCAGTAGCGAGGCCGCTATTGGAGGAGTCACTGCTCTACTACCAGGCATAGACGACCCCAAGCTTAGGAGGAGGATCCTCTCCATGGCTGTAAGGATGATCCTAGCAGTACTCCAGATCAGAGCCTCCGCGCTGATCCTGATAGCGCTATACATTTTCACAAACACGATCGACGTCTATGCGGCGCTAGCCGTCTTAACCCTGGTCCTCGTGCACTTAGCCGTCTCGCTAGGCGGTGTAAGGGAGGTCACTCACGGCAGGCAGATAACGCTCCACGTGACCAACCCGCTCTCCTGGAGCCTGGCGCTGAAGAGTGCGGCGGCATACTTAGTCCTCACCCTATCCTTCCAGATAGTCAACGAGTTCCAGGCAATACTCCCCGTATCAATCGCCACCCTAGTCATATCCGCACTTGGAGGCCTAGTCAACGCGACGGCAACCATACTATCCCTGGCAACCGTATACGACTCCATCCCCGTGAATGTAGCCCTAGCAGGCATGTTCCTATCAATAGGCACCGCATCACTCAACAAGATACTCTACGCCGATACATCCAAACTAGACAGCGCCGAAATCGGCTTGATACTAAGATGGAGCATCATAGAATCAATCTTCCCATTCACCCTAAGCATAGTGCTATACCTATTCTACCCCTAA
- a CDS encoding 2-oxoacid:acceptor oxidoreductase subunit alpha produces the protein MNDPDVLLLIGGPQGGGIESAGQIALKTLVLKGYAVIGTRDYKSNIMGAHSYYTIRARFDRPGAIRFPVDAAVALDAESILTHFNDVRPGGILVYDLNVLNTKIDAIQPMEAVLKKRLKDLFASRNLPPTAGSAVKLAEENGVKLVPLPLRELVRKLAEKTGASLTSVSRAVNTLGLASMLYLMGVEPRCIERGIATHFAAKKKVVNINVEASRLAIEYVEEHFGKPSIVLPDGPHRGKKVMLATGNDLVAMGKITGGLTFQSYYPITPASDEAIYMEKFRYHELTDEASEKLGVPKLGTAIVQTEDELSAIMMALGAGAAGARSATSTSGPGFALMNEAVSLAIMAEIPVVLTIWMRGGPSTGLPTKEGQQDLLHAMFSGHGDNPKIVLASGDHVEAFYDAIKALNWAEKYQTPVIHLLDKYLASTTTSLYPEDVDPSKAVVERGQRIENPPPGYKRYALTDTGISPFAPIGASEMILTGLEHTEEGYPTEDPELRDKMVEKRRKKFETIAKEIPSEEKVVLHGDPDAPVTLVSWGSTKQIILEAMKILEEKGVHANFLQIRLFYPFPAKEVLDVLTRAETVINIEQNDMLQAAFLIRGFTGFAIKHHIKKLNGRAFWDTEIANAVIEILETGKEEVVMKGGA, from the coding sequence TTGAACGACCCGGATGTGCTACTTCTCATAGGCGGCCCCCAGGGCGGGGGGATAGAATCCGCTGGCCAGATCGCCCTGAAAACGCTGGTCTTGAAGGGGTACGCTGTAATAGGCACGCGCGACTACAAGAGCAACATAATGGGCGCCCATAGCTATTACACGATAAGGGCGAGATTCGATAGGCCAGGCGCAATCAGGTTCCCCGTAGATGCTGCAGTGGCCCTGGACGCGGAGAGCATACTCACGCACTTCAACGACGTCAGGCCAGGCGGGATACTAGTATACGACCTGAACGTGCTGAACACAAAGATAGACGCTATACAGCCCATGGAGGCCGTCTTGAAGAAGAGGCTAAAGGATCTATTCGCCTCCAGGAACCTCCCTCCAACAGCCGGGAGCGCAGTTAAACTAGCCGAGGAGAACGGTGTAAAGCTAGTCCCACTACCACTTCGTGAACTAGTCAGGAAGCTAGCCGAGAAGACCGGAGCAAGCCTAACCTCGGTCTCCAGGGCGGTCAACACTCTAGGCCTAGCTTCAATGCTGTACCTCATGGGAGTGGAGCCGAGGTGCATCGAGAGGGGAATAGCTACCCACTTCGCGGCTAAGAAGAAAGTAGTCAACATAAACGTGGAAGCCAGTAGGCTCGCAATCGAATACGTCGAGGAGCATTTCGGAAAACCCAGCATTGTATTACCCGACGGGCCCCACAGGGGCAAGAAAGTAATGCTAGCTACCGGCAACGACCTCGTAGCTATGGGCAAGATAACGGGAGGCCTGACGTTCCAAAGCTACTACCCCATAACCCCAGCCAGCGACGAGGCTATATACATGGAGAAGTTCAGGTACCACGAGCTGACAGACGAGGCGAGCGAGAAACTGGGAGTTCCAAAGCTAGGCACTGCCATCGTTCAGACGGAGGACGAGCTCTCAGCGATAATGATGGCTCTAGGCGCTGGAGCTGCGGGGGCAAGGTCGGCGACCAGCACTAGCGGGCCAGGGTTCGCTTTGATGAACGAGGCCGTGAGCCTAGCCATAATGGCCGAGATCCCCGTGGTCCTAACGATATGGATGAGGGGTGGGCCCAGCACCGGGTTGCCGACAAAGGAGGGCCAGCAGGACCTCTTACACGCCATGTTCTCTGGCCACGGTGATAACCCGAAGATAGTCCTGGCGAGCGGCGACCATGTAGAGGCGTTCTATGACGCCATCAAAGCCCTTAACTGGGCCGAGAAATACCAGACCCCTGTAATCCACCTGCTAGACAAATACCTAGCAAGCACAACCACATCCCTATACCCAGAGGACGTAGACCCTTCAAAAGCAGTTGTAGAGCGCGGGCAGAGGATAGAGAACCCCCCGCCAGGGTACAAGAGGTACGCTCTAACAGACACTGGCATAAGCCCCTTCGCCCCCATAGGGGCGAGCGAAATGATACTGACCGGGCTGGAACACACGGAGGAGGGCTATCCGACAGAGGACCCTGAATTGAGGGACAAAATGGTGGAGAAGAGGAGGAAGAAGTTCGAGACTATAGCCAAAGAGATCCCCAGCGAGGAGAAAGTAGTCCTACACGGAGACCCCGACGCTCCAGTAACACTCGTGTCGTGGGGATCGACGAAGCAAATAATACTGGAGGCCATGAAAATACTCGAAGAGAAGGGAGTTCATGCAAACTTCCTGCAGATCAGGCTCTTCTATCCCTTCCCCGCAAAGGAGGTACTTGATGTCTTGACGAGGGCTGAGACGGTGATCAACATAGAGCAGAACGACATGCTTCAAGCGGCCTTCCTAATTAGGGGCTTCACGGGATTCGCGATTAAACACCATATTAAGAAGCTCAACGGCAGGGCCTTCTGGGACACCGAGATAGCCAACGCAGTAATAGAGATTCTTGAGACCGGTAAGGAGGAGGTGGTGATGAAGGGTGGCGCGTAA
- a CDS encoding electron transfer flavoprotein subunit beta/FixA family protein, translating to MGDIVVLVKPSLNPDMVRSKPDGTVDIDAIPLKLDDIDANALFEAQNLKKALGGKIAAILLLTWGPVDKRAKDLRMVAQEALARGADEAHIIADDALTPGDPITTASAIVATIKKAGLKPDIILAAEASIDQTTGQIAGRVAAKLGLPYVSFARKIEVKDGKLVAERDLEEHIEILEVGLPAVVSVTQEINEPRPPTLIQIRRAAKKPQKYYKKADLDGVVMPVKQGLEYKILTVSRKQVIIEGDNLEEIAEKLIRALQEEGVLKL from the coding sequence ATGGGAGACATAGTAGTGCTTGTAAAGCCTTCTCTCAACCCCGACATGGTTCGATCGAAGCCCGACGGTACAGTGGATATCGACGCTATCCCCCTAAAGCTAGACGACATCGACGCCAATGCACTCTTCGAAGCACAGAACTTGAAAAAAGCCCTCGGAGGTAAGATAGCAGCTATCCTACTCCTAACCTGGGGTCCCGTCGACAAGAGAGCCAAAGACCTGAGAATGGTAGCCCAAGAAGCTCTAGCTAGAGGAGCAGACGAAGCACACATCATAGCCGACGACGCTTTGACGCCGGGCGACCCCATAACCACTGCCTCGGCGATAGTAGCTACTATCAAGAAAGCCGGCTTAAAGCCCGACATCATCCTTGCCGCGGAGGCTTCTATAGACCAGACAACAGGCCAGATAGCTGGTAGAGTAGCCGCCAAGCTAGGGTTGCCCTACGTGAGCTTTGCCAGGAAAATAGAAGTCAAAGACGGCAAGCTAGTCGCGGAGAGAGACCTAGAGGAGCACATAGAGATACTCGAAGTAGGTCTGCCAGCAGTAGTGAGCGTGACCCAGGAGATCAACGAGCCCAGGCCGCCGACCCTCATACAGATCAGGAGGGCCGCCAAGAAACCCCAGAAGTATTATAAGAAGGCTGATCTAGACGGCGTGGTGATGCCTGTTAAACAAGGGCTCGAATACAAGATACTGACCGTCTCAAGGAAGCAGGTAATCATCGAGGGCGATAACCTAGAGGAGATCGCGGAGAAGCTTATCCGGGCTCTACAGGAGGAGGGCGTACTCAAGTTATAG
- a CDS encoding phosphatase PAP2 family protein, with the protein MPFAVIFILYEASRSIAFRFNSGVTYGLPLSFEEHFFGAPLAVFFQLHRVWLLDVFCSIIYSLHPLYLFILILYLLVFDLDNYIHALVTVGTASLIAVATYIVWPVAPPWIAYPGITRIQNIVFRALGLEKSIDPNPYAAMPSMHVAYSFFFYYYIKKAFGNKHAKLLLIGYFMVIAVPFTVIYTGNHYLLDVIAGFIVALVSVKIGDIVLRIYSRP; encoded by the coding sequence ATGCCATTCGCAGTTATATTTATTCTCTATGAGGCGTCGAGGTCTATCGCCTTCCGGTTTAATTCAGGCGTTACGTATGGTCTTCCGTTGTCTTTCGAGGAACATTTTTTCGGTGCTCCTTTGGCTGTGTTCTTTCAGTTGCATAGGGTGTGGCTTCTCGACGTTTTTTGCTCTATCATTTATTCGCTACATCCATTATATTTATTTATATTAATATTATATTTGTTGGTATTTGACTTGGATAACTACATCCACGCTCTCGTAACAGTGGGAACGGCTAGCCTCATAGCCGTAGCAACCTACATAGTATGGCCGGTAGCCCCTCCCTGGATAGCCTACCCCGGGATAACCAGGATACAAAACATAGTATTCCGGGCGCTTGGGCTAGAGAAATCAATAGACCCGAACCCCTACGCGGCCATGCCAAGCATGCATGTGGCGTATTCATTCTTCTTCTACTACTACATCAAGAAGGCATTTGGAAACAAGCACGCCAAACTACTCCTCATAGGATATTTCATGGTGATTGCCGTCCCATTCACGGTAATTTATACTGGAAACCACTACCTGTTAGACGTTATTGCGGGTTTCATAGTGGCACTCGTATCCGTAAAGATCGGAGATATAGTGTTAAGGATCTACTCTAGGCCTTAG
- a CDS encoding electron transfer flavoprotein subunit alpha/FixB family protein, which yields MVEALVVGSSIPEIKESLGAVASLGEKAVLAYGKAAEAGELGSLGVKVYVLKSTHPDHIVNAVEKLFQELKPKLVIGWVTKNNRAALSYFAGLHDLPMATDVIGLEFADDGVIYKRGFLSERAIATEKIPYPAVVLINQKVFKPVDAAGQAGEIVELSVEGEKVKLVGVKEKVLSGINLEEAEIIVGVGRGFKKKEDLELAFKLAELLGAQVGASRPIAADYKWLPEDAWIGISGKRVAPKLYIAIGISGAPQHMAGVMNSKIIVAINKDKTAPVFKQADYGVVADLYQFLPVLIKKLEELKKA from the coding sequence ATGGTGGAGGCATTAGTGGTTGGGTCTTCGATACCCGAGATCAAGGAGTCCCTAGGTGCTGTAGCAAGCCTTGGCGAGAAAGCAGTTCTAGCCTATGGTAAGGCTGCCGAGGCAGGCGAGCTCGGCTCGCTTGGAGTAAAGGTATACGTCTTGAAGAGCACCCACCCCGACCATATCGTGAATGCTGTAGAGAAGCTATTCCAGGAGCTCAAACCAAAACTGGTGATTGGATGGGTAACTAAGAATAACAGGGCCGCGCTATCCTACTTCGCAGGACTACACGATCTTCCCATGGCTACTGACGTCATTGGCTTAGAGTTTGCAGACGATGGGGTTATCTACAAGAGAGGCTTCCTGAGCGAGAGAGCCATTGCAACCGAGAAGATACCATATCCAGCGGTGGTCCTGATAAACCAGAAAGTCTTCAAGCCCGTAGACGCGGCTGGCCAGGCAGGAGAGATTGTAGAGCTAAGCGTTGAAGGGGAAAAGGTCAAGCTAGTCGGTGTAAAGGAGAAGGTTCTAAGCGGGATCAACCTAGAGGAAGCCGAGATAATAGTGGGAGTCGGCAGGGGATTCAAGAAGAAGGAGGACCTCGAACTAGCCTTCAAGCTAGCAGAGCTGCTAGGAGCCCAGGTAGGCGCTTCAAGGCCTATCGCAGCCGATTACAAGTGGCTACCCGAAGATGCATGGATAGGCATAAGCGGGAAGAGAGTCGCGCCAAAGCTCTACATAGCAATCGGTATAAGCGGGGCTCCACAGCACATGGCTGGAGTGATGAATTCAAAGATCATAGTTGCTATTAACAAGGATAAGACAGCTCCCGTCTTCAAGCAAGCGGACTACGGCGTAGTAGCCGACCTATACCAATTCCTACCGGTACTGATAAAGAAGCTAGAAGAGCTGAAGAAAGCATAG